A region from the Aeromicrobium choanae genome encodes:
- a CDS encoding serine/threonine-protein kinase — MSNDLAPGTPAADLPPGLVGLSELGGGLHHEVWLAYDESRLAPVVVKILRPELVGNADAVGAALREIDVLARLAHPSIVRLYDFDDAAERPYMVQEHLDGPTLSSLIFRDGPVQLHQLLPLALELAGSVHYLHANGLLHLDVKPSNVIMGAPAKLIDLSLTLDLDSAAALDYPVGSDEYMPPEQCDPRAHGPVGPAADVWSIGATLYRAAVGHRAWRAGAEERWPQLTTRPKPMPDFVPGAIRDLVMDCLAFDPAARPTTLDLVERIEPLMAALPTARLAGFSLRR, encoded by the coding sequence ATGTCGAACGATCTCGCGCCCGGCACCCCGGCGGCAGACCTGCCGCCGGGGCTGGTGGGTCTCTCCGAGCTCGGCGGGGGACTGCACCACGAGGTCTGGCTCGCGTACGACGAGTCGCGGCTCGCGCCGGTCGTGGTGAAGATCCTGCGTCCCGAGCTGGTCGGCAACGCCGACGCCGTGGGCGCGGCGCTGCGCGAGATCGACGTGCTGGCCCGGCTGGCGCACCCGTCGATCGTGCGGCTGTACGACTTCGACGACGCGGCCGAGCGCCCGTACATGGTCCAGGAGCACCTCGACGGCCCCACGCTGTCGTCCCTCATCTTCCGCGACGGACCCGTGCAGCTGCACCAGCTGCTGCCGCTCGCGCTGGAGCTCGCCGGCAGCGTGCACTACCTGCACGCGAACGGCCTGCTCCACCTGGACGTGAAGCCGAGCAACGTCATCATGGGCGCGCCGGCGAAGCTCATCGACCTCAGCCTGACGCTCGACCTCGACAGCGCGGCGGCCCTCGACTACCCGGTCGGCAGTGACGAGTACATGCCGCCGGAGCAGTGCGATCCGCGCGCCCACGGTCCGGTGGGCCCCGCGGCCGACGTGTGGTCGATCGGCGCCACCTTGTACCGCGCCGCGGTCGGCCACCGCGCCTGGCGCGCGGGCGCCGAGGAGCGCTGGCCCCAGCTGACGACCCGGCCCAAGCCGATGCCCGACTTCGTTCCCGGCGCGATCCGCGACCTGGTGATGGACTGCCTCGCGTTCGATCCCGCCGCCCGCCCGACCACGCTCGACCTCGTGGAGCGGATCGAGCCGCTGATGGCGGCCCTGCCCACGGCGCGGCTCGCGGGCTTCAGCCTGCGCCGCTGA